One Sphingobacteruim zhuxiongii DNA window includes the following coding sequences:
- a CDS encoding GntR family transcriptional regulator, whose amino-acid sequence MKEDSLAEKVYLEIRGKILSNQLVPGSRLKEDAWAKKMEVSRVAIREALIRLLGEGLLVKGEKSGYFVKSMSMEDLKQIRELREVLELGALQLACQKINEQQILELEKICEDFSLMVSSGYYGGACEADVKFHECLFDIADNDKLTLIYKSSNIPLFHFKLGRASQMDDYEKTDREHREILSAIKDKDFEKAMGILRSHLHRGELESLDLG is encoded by the coding sequence ATGAAAGAAGATTCACTAGCAGAAAAAGTTTACCTAGAAATTCGAGGCAAAATATTATCAAACCAATTGGTTCCCGGAAGTCGCTTGAAAGAAGATGCTTGGGCAAAGAAGATGGAAGTAAGCCGTGTAGCTATACGCGAAGCATTGATTCGCTTACTGGGTGAGGGTTTATTAGTGAAAGGTGAGAAATCTGGATATTTCGTGAAGTCGATGAGCATGGAAGACCTCAAGCAAATCAGAGAACTACGTGAGGTTTTAGAGTTGGGGGCCCTGCAGCTTGCTTGTCAGAAGATTAATGAACAGCAAATCCTGGAGTTGGAAAAGATTTGTGAAGATTTTAGCTTAATGGTTTCTAGCGGATATTATGGTGGCGCTTGTGAAGCCGACGTAAAGTTTCATGAATGTTTGTTTGATATTGCTGATAATGATAAGCTAACACTTATTTATAAGTCGAGTAATATTCCACTTTTTCATTTTAAGTTAGGTAGAGCCTCTCAAATGGACGACTACGAAAAAACAGATAGAGAACATCGCGAAATTCTAAGCGCGATAAAAGATAAAGATTTCGAAAAGGCAATGGGGATTTTAAGATCGCATTTGCATCGCGGGGAATTGGAGTCCTTGGATTTGGGATAG
- a CDS encoding SLC5 family protein produces MSPNFTYIDFAIFLIYILLIVGLGIYSSRKTSQSKRDYFLAGDKLPWWMVGGSIIAANISSHQLVGVMGVAYDRGFVAMVVEWGAILIGFNALLWIFLPFYLRNGFYTMPEFLQRRFGTGAKTIYAVLVLLTYIFVEIAAVLYLGALTMQAMLGIPIWTCVLILAVTTGIYTILGGLKAVIWTEMVQLAVLIIGMIALSYTTIDAAGGFSAVLETTKDWKLIMPADDPDFPWTMYLGGLLCISIFYNATNQFIVQRTLAAKNEWHARMGIIFGDYLKFIIPLLIVFPALVAVKLFPDLDKPDLLFSLLVENLLPTGLVGLVMAGLIAAVMSHLSGAINSCTTILTIDIYIPFMNKNATERESVNFGKISGVVIVVLGIICSGLIALYSEKPIFIYLMSAYGYFTPGIATMFLLGILWKGTTHTAAVFAGLLTIPLSVALEFAYPELSFFNRTGIVFWVCMVSSVLVSLVTKKKEEKELVGLIWNRSSLRLSDEDRYLQRGFRNPTLWWGIITVIVLFFYIKFA; encoded by the coding sequence ATGAGTCCTAACTTTACGTATATCGATTTTGCTATATTTTTAATCTACATTTTATTAATTGTTGGCCTGGGTATCTATTCCTCAAGAAAAACAAGCCAATCCAAGCGGGATTATTTCTTAGCTGGCGATAAGTTACCATGGTGGATGGTTGGTGGTAGCATTATTGCCGCAAATATCAGTAGCCATCAACTCGTTGGTGTTATGGGGGTTGCATACGATCGTGGCTTCGTTGCCATGGTTGTCGAGTGGGGCGCAATCTTGATTGGATTCAATGCACTGCTATGGATTTTTCTTCCTTTCTACCTCCGAAATGGATTTTATACTATGCCAGAGTTTTTGCAGAGGCGATTCGGGACAGGTGCAAAAACAATTTATGCGGTTCTGGTGCTTTTGACATATATTTTCGTTGAAATTGCCGCAGTTCTGTATTTAGGTGCATTGACAATGCAAGCCATGTTAGGTATTCCTATTTGGACTTGCGTATTGATACTTGCCGTAACGACCGGTATTTACACTATTTTGGGAGGGTTGAAAGCCGTTATATGGACTGAAATGGTTCAATTAGCAGTATTGATTATCGGAATGATTGCACTTTCATATACGACTATCGATGCAGCAGGAGGTTTTTCTGCAGTGTTGGAAACAACTAAGGATTGGAAGCTAATTATGCCAGCGGATGATCCAGACTTTCCGTGGACGATGTACCTTGGAGGGTTGCTTTGCATAAGTATTTTCTACAATGCTACTAATCAATTTATCGTTCAAAGAACGTTGGCAGCGAAGAATGAATGGCACGCAAGAATGGGTATTATCTTTGGCGATTATCTTAAATTTATAATTCCTTTGCTGATAGTATTTCCAGCATTGGTTGCGGTTAAATTATTTCCGGATTTAGATAAACCAGATCTTCTCTTTTCGCTCTTAGTTGAAAATTTATTACCAACAGGACTCGTTGGTCTAGTGATGGCGGGTTTAATCGCTGCAGTGATGTCTCATCTTTCTGGAGCAATAAATTCATGTACTACAATTCTGACTATTGATATTTATATTCCTTTTATGAATAAGAATGCAACCGAGCGGGAATCAGTGAATTTTGGTAAGATATCTGGTGTTGTTATTGTGGTATTAGGGATTATTTGCTCCGGTCTAATAGCATTGTATTCTGAAAAGCCCATATTCATTTATTTGATGAGCGCCTATGGATATTTTACTCCTGGAATAGCAACGATGTTTTTGTTGGGAATATTGTGGAAGGGGACGACTCATACAGCTGCTGTGTTCGCTGGTTTATTAACAATTCCATTATCAGTTGCACTGGAGTTCGCTTATCCAGAATTATCTTTTTTTAATCGAACTGGAATTGTATTCTGGGTTTGTATGGTGTCCTCAGTTTTAGTGAGTCTTGTCACAAAGAAAAAAGAAGAAAAAGAACTTGTCGGATTGATATGGAATCGCAGTAGCTTAAGACTGTCAGATGAGGATAGATATTTACAAAGGGGGTTTAGAAATCCAACGCTTTGGTGGGGAATAATTACTGTAATTGTCTTGTTCTTTTACATCAAATTTGCTTAA
- a CDS encoding SMP-30/gluconolactonase/LRE family protein produces the protein MKAILFSSLLLFSSLHSSGQQTKIEILNPSMNKIIHTDVQIENLGEGMVWAEGPVWNKKGQYLLFSDPRLNTIFQWDKKNGLRPFLKPSGYEGETWYSDEPGTNGLLINAEGTLIACDHGNRRITQIDLTSKAKSAVVSNWEGKRFNSPNDLCEHPQGYYFFTDPPYGLPARLTDTVNREIQQNGVYRFNKKDQSVSQVISNLDRPNGIALSPDGKKLYIALSDDAKPYLMVYELENANIVGDGAVFFDFGKSFPSEKLRADGIKVDPKGNVYAAAGDGVVVINKHGHAIGRIRSGIRTANIAFGADHYLYMTASDRLLRVKLK, from the coding sequence ATGAAAGCAATCTTATTTTCTTCACTCTTATTATTTTCGAGTCTGCATTCTTCTGGACAACAAACGAAAATCGAAATACTGAATCCGAGCATGAACAAGATTATCCATACGGATGTTCAAATTGAAAACTTAGGTGAAGGAATGGTGTGGGCGGAAGGGCCAGTTTGGAACAAGAAGGGGCAATATTTGTTATTTAGCGATCCTCGATTGAATACTATTTTCCAATGGGACAAAAAGAATGGATTAAGGCCGTTTTTAAAGCCCTCCGGTTATGAAGGTGAAACTTGGTATAGCGATGAACCCGGGACCAATGGCCTATTGATCAATGCCGAAGGAACTTTGATCGCTTGTGACCATGGAAATCGGAGGATTACTCAGATAGATCTAACAAGTAAAGCAAAGAGTGCTGTTGTTTCCAATTGGGAGGGTAAGCGTTTTAATTCACCAAATGATCTTTGCGAACACCCGCAAGGGTATTATTTTTTCACAGATCCGCCTTATGGATTGCCTGCTCGTTTGACAGATACGGTAAATCGAGAGATACAGCAGAATGGCGTTTATCGTTTCAATAAAAAAGATCAAAGTGTTAGTCAGGTTATAAGTAATTTGGATAGACCAAATGGGATTGCTTTGTCTCCTGATGGTAAGAAGTTATATATTGCACTAAGTGACGATGCAAAGCCTTATCTAATGGTTTATGAGCTTGAAAACGCGAATATTGTTGGAGATGGAGCGGTTTTCTTCGATTTTGGGAAAAGCTTTCCTTCAGAGAAGCTTCGTGCGGATGGAATTAAAGTAGATCCAAAAGGAAATGTATATGCAGCAGCAGGTGACGGCGTTGTCGTAATCAATAAGCATGGTCACGCTATTGGGAGGATTCGCTCGGGTATCCGAACAGCCAACATTGCATTTGGTGCCGATCATTATTTGTACATGACAGCAAGTGATCGATTACTTCGTGTTAAATTAAAGTAG
- a CDS encoding SMP-30/gluconolactonase/LRE family protein, with product MKNKILTPELLIDSSCELGEGPIWEAENNRLIWLDIALGKVHIWNASNDEHTCYQFSLKITALAKNKLGQYIAASNQGFVALDFERCTFIPIVDPEYDKPNNRFNDGKLDAYGRFWAGSMDEVNGEKGAGKLYMLNEDGRVETKISEVTCSNGLGWNKDNDRFYFIDSLAYNVVEYDFDLASGKISNKKVLYTFPEEEGLPDGMCVDANGNLWVAVWGAGKVVQIDIHQKIVVQEIHVPAKQVTSCAFGGINMNDLFITTARIVLSESQLQKTPQAGAVFCVRNVV from the coding sequence GTGAAAAATAAAATCTTAACCCCCGAATTACTAATCGACTCTTCTTGTGAACTTGGCGAAGGACCAATTTGGGAAGCAGAAAACAATAGATTAATTTGGTTAGATATAGCACTAGGAAAGGTTCATATTTGGAATGCCTCAAACGACGAGCATACCTGCTATCAATTTTCGTTAAAGATCACTGCACTGGCAAAAAATAAGTTAGGCCAATATATTGCGGCGAGTAATCAAGGATTTGTTGCGTTAGATTTTGAACGTTGTACGTTTATTCCCATTGTTGATCCGGAATATGATAAGCCAAATAATCGATTTAATGATGGGAAGCTTGATGCATATGGTCGTTTTTGGGCGGGAAGTATGGATGAGGTCAATGGCGAAAAGGGGGCGGGCAAGCTTTATATGTTAAACGAAGACGGTAGAGTAGAAACGAAAATTAGTGAAGTAACCTGTTCCAATGGATTAGGATGGAACAAAGATAATGATCGATTCTATTTTATTGATAGTCTTGCCTATAATGTCGTTGAATATGATTTCGATTTAGCAAGTGGTAAGATATCAAATAAGAAAGTTCTTTATACTTTCCCGGAAGAGGAAGGTCTGCCTGATGGAATGTGCGTTGATGCGAATGGAAATCTATGGGTTGCTGTTTGGGGAGCAGGCAAAGTGGTTCAAATCGATATACATCAAAAGATAGTCGTTCAAGAAATACATGTGCCAGCGAAGCAAGTAACTTCCTGTGCTTTCGGGGGAATAAACATGAACGATCTATTTATTACCACAGCAAGGATTGTTTTAAGCGAATCACAGCTTCAAAAGACCCCACAGGCGGGCGCCGTATTTTGCGTACGAAACGTCGTCTAG
- a CDS encoding SWIM zinc finger family protein has translation MATTDIAISYSGNSVLTQKSGIQQLVLSHQAELTEINNVPCFFWGNLTDPLTSAKCLMTLSKVVRSSFGPIPPSLRDPIVSAGTDQIRFEGFSSCNGVYARLDLLEDAIDGEFLASGTTNVDFNEPMLNALNAVKKTEKMILGVGSKEVSISTSKGKIVEKKVRLPERWIKGLTSVQLYLAGMEQRFNLNKVQVVQLFQSIPKGATKGTFYLSQRANRFVLTPVASQGAVRIGGIQRLRLLEGILPYIDNLTVYQELDGESSSFVADFKTMRMTLSLSPDSFRGFSGEGNVLENMVQDVPDEWVLGVNSLLNSNEMFDPTLLSIEHDVDFSTMDSLTASLSSVGLLGYDLHNSQHYYRRLPFKMERILALNPRLKNAKKLVATQGVEILKDTEGYIEARVAGSDVKHTVILQGEQSRCTCDWFTNHQGKRGLCKHILAVKMLSN, from the coding sequence ATGGCGACTACAGATATTGCAATTTCCTATTCTGGTAATTCCGTTTTGACCCAAAAATCAGGAATTCAGCAGCTTGTTCTTTCACATCAAGCCGAACTAACGGAGATAAATAATGTGCCCTGTTTTTTTTGGGGTAATTTGACAGATCCGCTAACGAGTGCCAAATGTTTGATGACACTATCAAAGGTCGTTCGTTCAAGTTTTGGACCTATCCCTCCAAGCTTACGCGATCCGATTGTTTCGGCAGGGACTGATCAAATTCGTTTTGAGGGATTTTCATCCTGCAATGGCGTTTACGCGCGATTAGATTTATTAGAGGATGCAATTGACGGAGAGTTTCTTGCCAGTGGAACAACGAATGTAGATTTCAATGAGCCGATGTTAAACGCCTTAAATGCAGTGAAGAAGACTGAGAAAATGATTTTAGGCGTGGGAAGTAAGGAGGTTTCGATAAGCACAAGTAAAGGAAAAATTGTAGAGAAGAAAGTGCGCTTACCGGAACGTTGGATAAAAGGTTTGACCTCTGTTCAATTATATCTTGCTGGTATGGAGCAACGCTTTAATCTCAATAAAGTACAGGTAGTTCAACTCTTTCAAAGTATTCCAAAGGGAGCGACGAAAGGTACATTTTACCTGAGCCAGCGTGCTAATCGATTTGTCTTAACGCCTGTTGCAAGTCAAGGGGCGGTGCGTATTGGCGGGATTCAAAGGCTTCGGCTGTTAGAAGGAATTCTTCCATACATTGATAATTTAACGGTATACCAAGAGTTGGATGGCGAGAGTAGCTCCTTCGTTGCTGATTTCAAAACCATGCGCATGACATTATCTCTATCGCCAGATAGTTTTCGTGGCTTTTCAGGTGAAGGTAATGTGTTGGAGAATATGGTTCAAGATGTACCGGATGAGTGGGTACTGGGCGTTAATTCGCTATTGAATTCAAATGAGATGTTCGATCCTACTTTACTTTCTATCGAGCATGACGTAGATTTTAGCACAATGGACAGTTTAACGGCCTCACTTTCTTCAGTTGGACTGTTAGGTTACGACCTACATAATTCGCAGCACTATTATCGTCGACTACCGTTTAAAATGGAGCGTATTTTGGCTTTAAATCCTCGACTAAAGAATGCTAAGAAACTTGTTGCTACGCAGGGCGTGGAGATTCTAAAGGATACGGAGGGTTATATTGAAGCTAGGGTAGCAGGTTCCGATGTTAAACATACGGTTATTCTGCAAGGCGAACAAAGTCGTTGTACATGTGATTGGTTTACGAATCATCAGGGTAAGCGTGGTCTGTGTAAACACATCCTTGCTGTCAAGATGTTATCAAATTAA